The following are from one region of the Salvia splendens isolate huo1 chromosome 2, SspV2, whole genome shotgun sequence genome:
- the LOC121793133 gene encoding probable sucrose-phosphate synthase 2 — MGPTCNCHVVLSLRPSAVEAFHFQHLSIYMPRVFRGLELEDVQRVAQREGEREEGHKDVTDDMSEDLSDGEKGDIIEPVKPDSPGKHLDRNFSTLEVWSESNREKKLYIVLIRVDLFTRQVLSSEVDWSYSEPTEMLSTGPEEANLGESSGAYMVRIPFGTRDKYLRLLWPHILEFVDGALAHILNMSKALGDQIGGGQPVWPYVIYNDRLTSGFPSRRIHLLEEGVVAIFIPSLQPYF; from the exons ATGGGACCCACCTGTAACTGCCATGTGGTTCTCTCCCTCCGCCCCTCTGcagtagaggcgtttcattttcaaCATCTGTCGATCTACATGCCACGTGTATTCCGTGGA TTGGAATTGGAGGATGTGCAGCGTGTAGCACAAAGGGAGGGCGAAAGAGAGGAAGGCCACAAGGATGTAACGGATGACATGTCCGAAGATCTGTCTGATGGCGAGAAGGGAGACATTATTGAGCCAGTTAAACCGGACAGCCCCGGGAAACACTTGGATCGCAACTTCTCAACCTTGGAAGTATGGTCCGAGAGTAACAGGGAGAAGAAGCTTTATATTGTTCTCATAAG AGTAGATCTCTTCACAAGGCAAGTCTTGTCTTCAGAGGTAGATTGGAGTTATAGTGAGCCCACGGAAATGCTAAGTactggtcccgaggaagccaacCTCGGAGAAAGCAGCGGGGCTTACATGGTGAGGATACCATTCGGGACCCGAGACAAGTATCTTAGGTTGTTATGGCCTCATATCCTGGAGTTTGTTGATGGAGCACTCGCTCACATTCTCAATATGTCGAAGGCTTTGGGTGACCAAATTGGTGGGGGGCAGCCGGTCTGGCCATATGTGATTTATAATGATCGCCTAACATCTGGATTTCCTTCAAGAAGAATCCATCTCTTGGAAGAAGGGGTTGTCGCCATTTTTATTCCTTCTCTCCAACCCTATTTTTAA
- the LOC121762961 gene encoding phenolic glucoside malonyltransferase 1-like, whose amino-acid sequence MAVKIVETHSLSPPPSGTEQSLPLVYFDMIWLDFILTQALHFYPLKCSQSHFLNTIVIHLKNSLSPTLQHFHPLASNIIFPLTVAISDADFATLVSNSPKPAAEFHQFVPQMPPPIHSSADIRFSPVAIQLTFFPDEGFCVGLTVHHSICDASTLSRFLRLWAAFNRGRGEDSKSVKNLLPSYTRDSIQDSNRLTLFRWNQIKKSKPTVSQTLPLPNFDKLVRATFTLSDSQIAKLKSFAMIKNPSTFVVVCAHLWTSMARSDAAAEDSNDEPYYLGSPVDCRRRLVPPLPDSYFGNCVMPLIAVSTRETLRGNGGFAGAVAAVVEAIKVVGKNTRVSEFF is encoded by the exons ATGGCTGTAAAAATCGTGGAGACCCACTCCCTCTCGCCACCACCCTCCGGCACCGAGCAGTCGCTCCCTCTCGTATACTTCGACATGATATGGCTCGACTTCATTCTCACCCAGGCTCTCCACTTCTACCCCCTCAAATGCTCCCAATCCCATTTCCTCAACACCATCGTCATCCACCTCAAAAACTCCCTCTCCCCCACTCTCCAACACTTTCACCCTCTCGCATCCAACATCATCTTCCCCCTCAC CGTCGCCATCTCCGACGCCGACTTCGCCACCCTTGTCTCCAACTCCCCCAAACCCGCCGCCGAATTCCATCAATTCGTCCCACAAATGCCGCCGCCGATTCACTCCTCCGCCGACATCCGATTCAGCCCCGTCGCAATCCAACTCACCTTCTTTCCAGACGAGGGTTTCTGCGTCGGCCTCACCGTCCATCACTCCATTTGCGACGCCAGCACGCTCTCCCGCTTCCTCCGCCTGTGGGCCGCCTTCAACAGAGGCCGAGGAGAAGATTCCAAATCTGTCAAGAATCTTCTCCCTTCCTACACCCGAGATTCCATCCAAGATTCCAACAGACTAACCCTATTCCGTTGGAATCAAATCAAGAAAAGCAAACCTACGGTTTCACAAACACTCCCTCTTCCTAATTTCGACAAACTAGTCCGAGCAACGTTCACATTAAGCGATTCCCAAATCGCGAAGCTCAAGAGCTTCGCCATGATCAAGAATCCTTCCACTTTCGTGGTGGTCTGCGCTCATCTCTGGACCTCCATGGCCCGATCGGATGCGGCGGCGGAGGATTCCAACGACGAGCCGTACTACTTAGGCTCTCCCGTTGactgccgccgccgccttgtTCCGCCGCTTCCGGACAGCTACTTCGGCAACTGCGTGATGCCTTTGATTGCGGTCTCCACACGAGAAACACTGAGAGGGAATGGAGGGTTTGCGGGGGCGGTGGCGGCGGTTGTCGAGGCTATTAAGGTAGTCGGAAAAAACACGAGGGTGTCGGAGTTTTTTTAG